From a region of the Marinomonas mediterranea MMB-1 genome:
- a CDS encoding amino acid ABC transporter permease, with protein MQSQSSRWLGHGLYLLIMAVLISGVYVSGQRINYTWHWERLWPYIVNTAPQDIIADTDGTVVVDQQGKLSITPDYGGDPQVVTDYTTLVAFDGDLIFQGDTLARLEGWRFGPIAEGLWVTIKISFISLIFSIILGLIFGLMRISHRQVLRNLAVTYVEVIRGTPLLVQIFIVYFFIGTVFDLDRFTAGVAALSIFTGAYVAEIVRAGIQAVPTGQMEAARSLGMNYVQAMCYVVMPQAIKRTLPPLAGQFINLIKDSSLVSVISITDLTKAGREVVSGSFAPFEVWFTVAALYLVVTGALSWAIQILEQRLSASD; from the coding sequence ATGCAATCACAATCTAGTCGTTGGCTGGGTCATGGGCTTTATTTGCTTATCATGGCCGTCCTTATTTCTGGAGTATACGTCTCCGGGCAACGTATCAACTATACCTGGCACTGGGAGCGCTTGTGGCCTTACATTGTAAACACAGCCCCACAGGATATTATCGCAGACACGGATGGTACAGTCGTTGTTGACCAGCAAGGAAAGCTAAGCATTACACCTGACTACGGCGGTGATCCTCAAGTGGTAACTGACTATACGACACTGGTTGCGTTTGACGGCGATTTGATTTTCCAGGGCGATACTCTAGCGCGGCTTGAAGGCTGGCGTTTTGGTCCTATTGCCGAAGGTTTGTGGGTGACGATAAAAATATCGTTTATATCGCTCATATTTTCAATCATTCTTGGATTGATATTTGGCTTGATGCGCATCTCGCATCGGCAAGTGTTGCGAAATCTTGCGGTGACCTACGTTGAGGTAATTCGTGGTACGCCTCTGTTGGTTCAAATTTTTATCGTTTACTTCTTTATTGGAACGGTATTCGATCTAGATCGATTTACCGCAGGCGTTGCGGCCCTGTCTATCTTTACGGGCGCCTACGTGGCCGAAATCGTTCGAGCGGGTATTCAAGCGGTGCCAACGGGTCAAATGGAAGCCGCGCGTTCGTTAGGCATGAATTACGTACAAGCGATGTGCTACGTGGTGATGCCACAGGCGATCAAGCGCACCTTGCCGCCTTTGGCAGGTCAGTTCATTAACCTAATCAAAGATTCCTCGTTGGTATCTGTTATTTCCATCACAGATTTAACCAAGGCTGGCCGTGAAGTTGTCAGCGGCAGCTTTGCACCGTTTGAAGTCTGGTTTACGGTCGCTGCGCTCTATTTAGTTGTGACCGGTGCATTGTCTTGGGCCATTCAGATCTTAGAACAGAGGTTATCTGCCAGTGACTGA
- a CDS encoding amino acid ABC transporter ATP-binding protein has protein sequence MTDKTLKAPIIQARHVDKTYPNGCHALKKVSLDVSRGEVVVIIGPSGSGKSTFLRTLNQLETISTGSIDIDGIELTDKTTNINKVREEVGMVFQSFNLFPHKTALGNVMLSPMKVRKESKSEAERHAQELLTRVGLAERMQNYPSRLSGGQQQRVAIARALAMKPKIMLFDEPTSALDPEMVGEVLDVMQGLAQEGMTMVVVTHEMGFAKEVADRVVFMEDGELILEETPDKFFDSDHPRLKRFLGQVL, from the coding sequence GTGACTGATAAAACATTAAAAGCGCCTATTATTCAGGCTCGTCATGTCGATAAGACCTACCCGAATGGTTGCCATGCGTTAAAAAAGGTTTCGCTGGATGTGAGTCGCGGTGAAGTAGTGGTGATTATCGGCCCAAGTGGCTCAGGTAAATCGACTTTTCTGCGCACATTGAACCAGCTAGAAACCATTTCTACTGGGTCGATCGATATCGACGGCATAGAGTTGACAGATAAGACAACCAATATAAACAAGGTTCGCGAAGAAGTCGGCATGGTCTTTCAATCGTTTAACTTGTTTCCGCATAAAACCGCGTTAGGCAATGTGATGTTATCGCCAATGAAAGTGCGTAAAGAAAGCAAATCAGAAGCAGAAAGACATGCTCAAGAGCTTCTGACTCGCGTTGGCTTAGCAGAGCGGATGCAAAACTATCCTTCGCGTTTATCTGGCGGTCAACAACAACGTGTCGCGATTGCTAGAGCGTTGGCGATGAAGCCAAAGATCATGTTATTTGATGAGCCCACTAGTGCACTTGATCCTGAAATGGTTGGGGAGGTGTTAGACGTCATGCAAGGCCTTGCTCAGGAAGGCATGACCATGGTCGTGGTGACGCATGAAATGGGCTTTGCAAAAGAGGTAGCAGATCGGGTTGTCTTTATGGAAGATGGCGAATTGATCTTAGAAGAAACCCCCGATAAGTTTTTTGATTCCGATCATCCGCGTTTGAAGCGTTTCTTAGGGCAAGTCTTATAG
- a CDS encoding transporter substrate-binding domain-containing protein, with the protein MKFGFKKALTGLALAGSLLATTQASAASAIDGILSSNELKVCFEAGYIPFEMKTKDGRFIGFDIDLGKHMARSMDVKFVPVNTAWDGIIPALQTEKCDIIMGGMTVTAQRNLKVMFSNPYITIGQTVVIKPELKGTITSYKDLNNPKYTITSQIGTTGAEAAKKYLPKAKLDLFETSADGVLQVANGKADAFVYDLPFNALYSSQHKDTVVHLDESFTYEPLGWAIRQDDPNFLNFLNNYLTQIKNDGTYDRIYSKWFESDSWVDSIQ; encoded by the coding sequence ATGAAATTCGGTTTTAAAAAAGCCTTAACAGGTTTGGCATTAGCGGGTTCACTATTAGCGACAACGCAGGCCAGTGCTGCATCAGCTATTGATGGTATTTTGTCCAGCAACGAACTTAAAGTCTGTTTTGAAGCAGGTTATATTCCGTTTGAAATGAAAACAAAAGACGGCCGCTTCATCGGTTTCGATATCGATTTGGGTAAACACATGGCTCGTTCTATGGATGTAAAATTCGTTCCAGTGAACACCGCTTGGGACGGTATTATCCCGGCTCTACAAACCGAAAAATGTGACATTATCATGGGTGGTATGACGGTTACGGCACAACGTAACCTTAAAGTGATGTTCTCTAACCCTTACATCACGATTGGTCAAACGGTTGTGATTAAGCCTGAATTAAAAGGCACGATCACAAGCTATAAAGACCTGAATAACCCTAAGTACACAATAACGTCTCAAATTGGTACAACGGGTGCGGAAGCGGCGAAGAAGTACTTGCCAAAAGCGAAGTTGGACTTGTTCGAAACATCGGCTGATGGTGTGCTACAAGTAGCAAACGGCAAAGCAGATGCGTTTGTATACGACCTTCCATTTAACGCGTTGTACTCTTCTCAGCACAAGGACACAGTGGTTCACCTAGATGAATCTTTTACTTACGAGCCGCTTGGTTGGGCGATTCGTCAGGATGATCCAAACTTCCTTAACTTCTTGAATAACTATCTGACGCAAATCAAGAATGACGGCACTTATGACCGTATCTATTCTAAGTGGTTTGAATCTGACTCTTGGGTAGACAGCATTCAGTAG
- a CDS encoding GGDEF domain-containing protein: protein MLHQMDERLTAYYFDLDDFKALNDVGGHELGDKALKVFSDGLHQRFHYTDLVGRLGCDEFMVLSRCNKREKDSQAAVEPIDKLNRYIDDSPLSKDDAPALRYSWGATDFKVSSDIDFDRILRRADDAMYDQKKSIKSALS from the coding sequence TTGCTTCATCAAATGGATGAGCGACTTACCGCTTATTATTTCGATTTGGACGATTTCAAAGCTCTCAATGATGTCGGCGGACATGAATTAGGCGACAAAGCACTTAAAGTATTTTCCGATGGGTTACATCAACGCTTCCATTATACGGATTTAGTTGGCCGTCTAGGGTGCGACGAGTTTATGGTGTTGTCCAGATGCAATAAGCGCGAAAAGGACTCACAGGCTGCGGTTGAGCCGATTGATAAGCTCAATCGGTACATAGACGATTCCCCGTTAAGTAAGGACGATGCACCGGCGTTACGTTACTCATGGGGGGCGACAGACTTTAAAGTGTCATCCGACATCGATTTTGACCGGATTCTGCGGCGTGCGGACGATGCAATGTACGACCAAAAGAAAAGCATAAAAAGCGCATTGTCTTAG
- a CDS encoding bifunctional diguanylate cyclase/phosphodiesterase: MLNTLKGRLYLITLLIVVPCYAFIYLSFDFSKASEKKELYQYANLISKKAVQNQEAIVASTRSFLEALVSLPALQSPDSLECQQLVQKLTRLDDRFVNIGVPDRQGVLTCNGTKLTSPVNVRDRAYISKALSGQHFTTSGVHIDRVIGRPAINFAYPVIDERDQSHVVGAGVVVISLDWWTDLINSIDLPNKSIAYVLDSQGRAMASFPRDADSSLLESVRSLSGMNTGPDGVNRIFTRHQVDDEAAGVLLTFVTGIAVDDALEQIDDRYSLIFMIFTGVVAAVLLLLRIFFLNSILTPLNTLSYMTFRIGQNEKITYKAATGVKEMDELQNRFISMAEKKEQAEKKMIQQAQTDLLTGAGNRERFNKALFEQLREAKVYNQKFALLLIDLDLFKEVNDTRGHQVGDEILRITAKRLMALCPKQQLICRLGGDEFIFLLSGTNVNKEYVHDFCQNIQTQVRQPFEFSQGEIHVSCSIGVAMYPEDGVDEREVMAAADQALYSAKRAGRNEVKDFDVELKYALLEKIELVKDLRDAIANKEFHLVFQPIVNNVGEIMKFEALIRWQHPTRGLIPPDQFIGYAEESGQIVDIGEWVILEAKMALDKLQSVYGEHIQVSVNVSPIQLSNSQSDRTKLLYDLLTGVYSEGTSGKNGLVVEITENLFMNAEDGTQQHLLNFRKHGVQVALDDFGTGYSSLSYIMNYNIDYLKIDKSFVSKLDEQSPSGALCEGMISMAHSLGILVVAEGVETQEQAALLSKYGCDYLQGYYFSKPQRLEDIIATLRSASIPSTCD, from the coding sequence ATGTTGAATACGCTGAAGGGAAGGTTATATCTAATCACGTTGTTGATTGTCGTTCCTTGTTACGCATTTATTTACCTTAGTTTTGATTTCAGCAAGGCCTCGGAAAAAAAAGAGCTGTACCAGTATGCGAATTTGATCTCTAAGAAAGCGGTGCAGAATCAGGAGGCCATTGTGGCTTCTACTCGTTCCTTTCTTGAGGCATTGGTGTCTTTACCCGCACTTCAATCACCTGATTCACTCGAATGCCAACAATTAGTCCAAAAGCTTACTCGTCTTGATGATCGATTCGTCAATATTGGCGTGCCTGATCGCCAAGGTGTTCTGACGTGTAATGGCACCAAACTAACCTCACCAGTTAACGTCAGGGATCGTGCTTATATCAGTAAGGCGCTGTCTGGCCAGCACTTTACGACCAGCGGTGTGCACATTGATCGTGTCATTGGTCGTCCGGCGATCAATTTTGCGTATCCGGTCATAGATGAGCGTGATCAATCCCATGTAGTAGGCGCGGGTGTGGTCGTTATCTCGCTTGATTGGTGGACAGACTTAATAAACAGTATTGATTTGCCAAATAAGAGCATTGCGTATGTTTTGGACTCGCAAGGGCGTGCGATGGCAAGCTTCCCTAGAGACGCCGACTCTTCTTTATTGGAATCAGTGCGTTCTCTCTCAGGGATGAATACGGGGCCAGATGGCGTGAATCGAATATTTACGCGGCATCAGGTCGATGACGAGGCGGCTGGTGTGTTGCTTACTTTTGTGACGGGTATCGCAGTAGACGATGCTTTAGAGCAAATAGACGACCGTTATTCCTTAATCTTCATGATTTTTACAGGCGTTGTTGCTGCGGTATTGTTATTGCTCAGAATCTTCTTTTTAAATTCCATTCTTACTCCTTTGAACACCCTCTCCTATATGACGTTCCGTATTGGTCAGAATGAAAAAATCACCTACAAGGCCGCCACTGGCGTAAAAGAGATGGACGAATTACAAAATCGTTTCATCTCAATGGCTGAGAAGAAGGAGCAAGCTGAAAAAAAGATGATTCAGCAAGCGCAAACCGATTTGTTGACGGGGGCTGGAAATCGAGAGCGATTTAACAAAGCGCTGTTTGAACAACTCAGAGAAGCCAAAGTTTACAATCAAAAATTCGCTTTGTTATTGATCGATTTGGATCTCTTTAAAGAAGTGAATGATACTCGCGGTCATCAGGTAGGCGATGAAATCTTAAGAATTACAGCCAAAAGACTCATGGCACTTTGCCCTAAACAACAACTTATTTGTCGTTTAGGAGGGGATGAGTTTATTTTCTTGCTGAGCGGCACGAATGTGAATAAAGAATACGTTCATGATTTTTGTCAGAACATTCAAACACAAGTTCGTCAGCCGTTTGAGTTCTCGCAGGGTGAGATTCATGTGAGCTGTAGTATTGGCGTTGCTATGTACCCTGAAGACGGGGTCGATGAGCGCGAGGTGATGGCGGCAGCGGATCAAGCTCTGTATTCAGCGAAGCGAGCAGGTAGGAACGAAGTAAAAGACTTTGATGTTGAGCTTAAATACGCGTTGCTGGAAAAAATCGAGCTGGTAAAAGATTTACGTGACGCCATTGCGAATAAAGAATTTCATCTTGTCTTTCAGCCAATCGTCAACAATGTTGGTGAGATTATGAAGTTTGAAGCATTGATTCGTTGGCAGCATCCGACGCGAGGCTTAATACCGCCAGATCAATTTATTGGGTACGCGGAAGAGTCCGGTCAAATTGTTGATATTGGTGAATGGGTGATCCTCGAAGCAAAAATGGCGTTAGACAAGCTGCAATCTGTCTATGGCGAGCATATTCAGGTCAGTGTTAATGTCTCGCCTATTCAGTTGTCAAACAGCCAAAGCGATCGAACTAAGCTGCTCTACGATTTGCTGACAGGTGTCTACAGTGAGGGAACATCAGGCAAAAACGGTCTCGTTGTTGAAATCACAGAAAACCTTTTTATGAATGCGGAAGACGGCACTCAGCAGCATCTTTTAAATTTCAGAAAGCACGGTGTTCAGGTTGCCTTAGACGACTTTGGCACGGGGTATTCATCGCTTTCGTATATTATGAACTACAACATTGATTATCTAAAAATTGATAAGTCTTTTGTGAGCAAGTTAGACGAACAGTCACCGTCTGGTGCATTGTGTGAAGGGATGATATCCATGGCGCACTCGTTGGGCATCTTGGTGGTCGCTGAGGGCGTAGAAACGCAAGAGCAGGCGGCGTTACTCAGCAAATATGGCTGTGATTACTTGCAAGGGTATTATTTTTCAAAACCCCAGCGCTTGGAAGATATTATTGCGACGTTGCGATCGGCTTCAATACCTTCAACCTGCGATTAA
- a CDS encoding DUF6404 family protein, with amino-acid sequence MSSDKNNFDARLQTAHEELEKQGVWRSNYNPPVYGLFRKLGLKLPPPYYLSFHANVVVNFVYMLVLASVIFALTQGGFDSTVFDKTLLWSMAYGVFMSGFYAVRRKQLKLGAWENIGLDKK; translated from the coding sequence TTGTCTTCAGATAAAAATAACTTCGATGCACGGCTTCAAACAGCGCACGAAGAGCTTGAAAAGCAGGGCGTATGGCGCTCCAATTATAATCCTCCCGTCTATGGTTTGTTTCGAAAATTGGGGCTGAAATTACCGCCTCCTTACTACCTGTCATTTCATGCAAATGTGGTTGTGAATTTTGTTTACATGCTGGTGCTGGCGTCGGTTATTTTTGCGCTAACGCAAGGCGGTTTTGATTCAACTGTATTTGATAAGACCCTACTTTGGAGCATGGCTTACGGTGTATTTATGTCTGGTTTTTATGCGGTTCGTCGCAAACAACTAAAATTAGGCGCGTGGGAAAACATAGGCTTGGATAAAAAGTAA
- a CDS encoding nucleoside 2-deoxyribosyltransferase yields MQTIYLAGPEVFLPNAEEIGENKKSLCKKYGFIGLFPLDKVITPQKTPIETALAISEGNELLVERSDIVLANLTPFRGTSADAGTIYELGLGRGLRKQLAAYSNTTTPFLERVWRDYGQGSIEQAPKGDIRDRLNHKIEEFGLIDNLMLEGGIHLANGLFLAGDVNNAYLYSDLSVFEALLKKLAEQAL; encoded by the coding sequence GTGCAAACAATTTACCTAGCAGGCCCTGAAGTATTTTTACCCAATGCAGAGGAGATAGGCGAGAACAAAAAGTCACTCTGTAAAAAATACGGTTTTATTGGTCTTTTCCCTCTCGATAAAGTGATTACGCCGCAAAAAACACCGATTGAGACGGCGCTTGCCATCAGCGAAGGAAACGAGCTCCTCGTTGAAAGGTCCGACATTGTGCTTGCCAATTTAACACCTTTTCGCGGCACAAGCGCAGATGCCGGCACCATTTACGAACTGGGGTTAGGAAGAGGGCTACGCAAACAACTAGCAGCCTACAGCAATACCACAACCCCTTTTTTAGAGCGCGTGTGGCGAGATTATGGCCAAGGTTCCATTGAACAAGCGCCCAAAGGCGACATACGAGACAGACTCAATCACAAGATAGAAGAGTTCGGTTTAATAGACAACTTAATGCTAGAAGGCGGTATTCATCTTGCAAACGGGCTGTTTCTCGCAGGCGACGTTAACAACGCTTATCTCTATTCAGATTTAAGCGTATTTGAGGCGTTACTGAAAAAGCTGGCCGAGCAAGCCCTTTAA
- a CDS encoding YbhB/YbcL family Raf kinase inhibitor-like protein: MNISLNIKQLCAISTLCLAPLGWAESLTLTSEDIADGKFMTKAQEFNGFGCSGDDLSPQLTWSGAPAGTKSFALTAYDPDAPTGSGWWHWQIINIPLNVNELVQGAGNPNQTLAPKGSIQIANDYGVHGFGGACPPQGHGVHHYRFTLHALSTDKIDLPENASGALTGYMINANSIETSTIESLYKRD; the protein is encoded by the coding sequence ATGAACATTTCATTGAATATAAAACAGCTATGCGCCATCTCTACCTTATGTCTTGCACCACTTGGCTGGGCAGAAAGTTTGACGCTTACCAGCGAAGACATTGCCGACGGCAAATTTATGACAAAAGCCCAAGAGTTTAATGGGTTCGGTTGTTCAGGTGACGACCTCTCCCCACAACTTACTTGGTCTGGTGCGCCTGCAGGAACAAAAAGCTTTGCACTCACAGCCTATGACCCAGATGCACCAACAGGAAGCGGCTGGTGGCACTGGCAGATCATTAATATCCCTCTGAATGTGAATGAACTTGTCCAAGGAGCAGGAAACCCCAATCAAACATTAGCCCCCAAAGGCAGTATTCAAATCGCAAACGATTATGGTGTCCATGGATTTGGTGGCGCTTGCCCACCACAAGGTCACGGTGTTCACCACTACCGCTTTACTCTACACGCGTTGTCTACTGACAAAATAGACCTGCCTGAGAACGCTTCTGGCGCACTCACAGGTTACATGATTAACGCAAATAGCATCGAAACCAGCACAATTGAATCCTTGTATAAGAGAGACTAG
- a CDS encoding helix-turn-helix transcriptional regulator — MASQSLIDLITDVSTTDMPLPFFVYSAKDEQRMVNVPVVNPLLIVVLKGHKTLGLGNECLCGPEQFVFLSDSPSVHMRNIPDPNQYVALIIEFERQDFESLSHFAHTTPNDSFYVGDLSSELKKSLYQYVEWARWAPKELWSLRRKELLHLLFLTGHSVIPSMVSNHKVSQKLHHIISLHPEKDLPLDALCDELAMSESTLRRRLKSEGVTVQEIKDQVKLGLGMHLLQTTHLPISIISERCGYLSQSRFANRFKTRFGLTPTDLRKTKLTDLSESLTASA; from the coding sequence ATGGCGTCACAAAGTCTCATTGACCTCATTACTGACGTAAGCACAACGGACATGCCTCTACCGTTCTTTGTCTATTCTGCAAAGGACGAACAACGCATGGTCAACGTGCCTGTCGTCAATCCATTATTAATTGTTGTTTTAAAAGGACATAAAACACTCGGATTGGGCAATGAATGTTTATGCGGTCCTGAACAGTTTGTTTTCTTGTCCGACAGCCCATCTGTTCACATGAGAAATATTCCTGATCCTAATCAATACGTCGCTTTGATAATCGAATTCGAACGGCAGGATTTTGAAAGCTTGTCGCATTTCGCGCACACAACACCAAATGATTCATTTTATGTTGGAGACCTTTCTAGTGAACTAAAAAAGAGTCTTTATCAGTATGTCGAGTGGGCAAGATGGGCGCCAAAAGAACTTTGGTCATTACGGCGAAAAGAGCTTCTTCACTTGCTTTTTTTAACGGGCCACTCCGTCATTCCATCCATGGTCTCTAACCACAAGGTAAGCCAAAAGCTGCACCATATAATCAGCCTTCATCCAGAAAAAGATCTGCCACTCGACGCTCTATGCGATGAATTAGCCATGAGTGAATCGACCTTACGCCGTAGGCTAAAATCCGAAGGCGTGACCGTCCAAGAAATTAAAGATCAGGTAAAACTGGGACTAGGGATGCATTTACTGCAAACCACACACTTACCCATTTCTATTATCTCAGAGCGTTGCGGCTATTTGTCTCAGTCAAGGTTCGCGAACCGCTTTAAAACTCGATTTGGCCTCACCCCAACAGATTTACGAAAAACAAAATTGACGGATTTGAGCGAAAGTCTGACAGCATCCGCATAA
- a CDS encoding MFS transporter has product MIAIDCTSDKKELTNIGLITLLAGLLLPLIDFSILNVALSSIADSIHASHVELELMVAIYGVAFSVSIAMAGKLGDSYGRRRLFCYGVTLFGLASLACGLSNSIEMLLIARGVQGIGAALLIPQILATIHISLSGKRHSIAIGSYSSIGGMAFILGQLLGGWLVFANIADLGWRSVFLVNVPISIVILIGAWLWIPETTGNRKTAIDWSGTCLLALALMCLLLAISLGPLFHWTWPFLSMLVAVVPLLLILWNVEKSKDNKQLTTLLPPTLMRQANVQFSFILAMLMFTSWGGFMFSVALVLQSGLGFLPIESGNSFIAMGATFFIGSILSPKVVAKLGNLKTVILGCVLQLPFLISLILTFHMTWPDLNELILMPATAGMGFAQAFIVTGFFRIGLAKIQKEQAGTASAMLATIQQATLAIGTALLGTVTYQVLESTGDYLTAITTMLLCELFAMVLLTCAACWFYSKRQVR; this is encoded by the coding sequence ATGATTGCGATAGATTGCACAAGTGACAAAAAAGAACTCACCAATATCGGGTTAATTACGCTGCTTGCAGGGCTACTGCTCCCCCTTATCGATTTTTCCATTCTTAATGTCGCTTTATCATCAATCGCGGACTCCATTCATGCAAGTCACGTCGAATTAGAGCTGATGGTCGCGATATATGGCGTCGCTTTTTCTGTCTCTATTGCGATGGCTGGAAAACTTGGCGACAGCTACGGTCGTCGGCGATTATTTTGCTATGGCGTGACCTTATTCGGGCTCGCTTCTCTGGCGTGTGGCCTTTCAAATTCAATCGAGATGCTGCTAATTGCGCGCGGCGTGCAAGGCATTGGCGCTGCCTTATTGATCCCTCAAATATTAGCTACAATCCATATATCTTTGTCGGGCAAGCGACATTCCATCGCGATTGGCTCCTACAGTTCGATCGGAGGTATGGCCTTTATTCTGGGACAACTACTGGGTGGTTGGCTTGTGTTCGCCAATATTGCAGACTTGGGTTGGCGAAGCGTATTTTTGGTCAATGTGCCGATTAGCATCGTCATATTAATCGGCGCTTGGCTCTGGATCCCAGAAACAACAGGAAATCGAAAAACCGCGATAGATTGGTCTGGTACATGTTTGCTCGCTTTGGCACTCATGTGTTTGCTGCTGGCTATTTCATTAGGGCCACTTTTTCACTGGACATGGCCTTTTCTTTCTATGTTAGTTGCAGTCGTCCCTTTGCTGCTCATTTTGTGGAATGTGGAAAAATCGAAAGATAATAAGCAGTTAACCACCTTGTTACCCCCTACCTTAATGCGCCAAGCCAACGTGCAGTTCTCCTTTATTCTCGCCATGCTTATGTTTACAAGTTGGGGAGGGTTTATGTTTTCGGTGGCGCTTGTCCTGCAATCAGGCCTTGGATTTCTCCCTATCGAATCGGGTAACAGCTTTATCGCAATGGGAGCAACTTTTTTCATTGGCTCTATCCTTAGTCCCAAGGTCGTGGCTAAGCTTGGAAACTTAAAAACAGTCATACTGGGCTGCGTTCTGCAACTTCCCTTTTTGATAAGCCTAATCCTCACGTTTCATATGACTTGGCCTGACCTGAACGAACTGATTCTGATGCCTGCTACGGCTGGAATGGGGTTTGCTCAAGCTTTTATCGTAACCGGATTTTTTCGTATCGGCCTTGCCAAGATTCAGAAGGAACAAGCTGGTACTGCCAGTGCGATGCTCGCAACCATTCAGCAAGCAACGCTCGCAATTGGCACCGCCCTGCTGGGCACCGTCACCTACCAAGTTCTAGAAAGTACAGGCGATTACTTAACCGCCATCACGACGATGCTTCTATGTGAATTATTTGCTATGGTGCTTTTAACCTGTGCGGCTTGTTGGTTTTATTCAAAGCGACAAGTTCGCTAA
- a CDS encoding phospholipid scramblase-related protein produces MMDILARNLYLVKEHVGMFKAANNFDIFDPDNGDKILECREESLGIITKILRFTDYKTYTPFDVRIRAEDGTQVVRVKRGISLLRSHVEVFDENNALLGSFHQKLLSIGGKFSIQDQHGNEVCELKGKWTGWDFKFLYGDIEMAHVSKQWAGIGKEMFTSADNYVLQISDHIAPNSPARQLIIAAVMCIDMVLKE; encoded by the coding sequence ATGATGGACATATTGGCTCGTAACCTCTACCTCGTAAAAGAGCATGTCGGCATGTTTAAGGCCGCCAATAACTTCGATATATTTGATCCAGACAATGGCGACAAAATTCTCGAATGCCGAGAAGAGAGCTTGGGGATTATCACCAAGATACTTCGATTTACAGATTATAAAACCTATACGCCGTTTGACGTGCGCATTCGAGCGGAAGACGGCACTCAAGTCGTCCGTGTTAAACGGGGTATATCACTACTTCGCTCCCATGTTGAAGTGTTCGACGAAAACAATGCTCTTTTAGGCAGTTTTCATCAAAAGCTTTTATCCATTGGCGGCAAGTTCTCTATTCAAGACCAACACGGCAATGAAGTCTGTGAACTGAAAGGTAAATGGACAGGGTGGGATTTTAAATTTCTCTACGGTGATATAGAAATGGCCCATGTGAGCAAGCAATGGGCTGGAATCGGCAAAGAAATGTTCACCAGTGCCGATAACTACGTACTTCAAATTTCTGATCATATCGCCCCCAACAGCCCCGCAAGACAGCTGATTATTGCCGCCGTCATGTGCATCGATATGGTACTGAAAGAATAA